In a genomic window of Orcinus orca chromosome 12, mOrcOrc1.1, whole genome shotgun sequence:
- the RSPH3 gene encoding radial spoke head protein 3 homolog, with amino-acid sequence MQTSCGGRRQAAPGAGEVAVLGGTREALARPWHVTELGARVPRVCDRRWTARSRGAASLPGEAAEGGPRGTRPGRTAPTQAPQSHTQKWDRGPRRPPQASAGVCHARLLHAQVHLQGRLGWAESRPEMPRRTGLPPKPSSRNFPEVPLPAGTLGCWATGAGGAGGLSAAPSKPSVAPTSCPGNFPSRPLPFLPPLLASRNPCPWHYVHLSGSHDTFVATCFEPKLHRKRSGLTLGVACTLTDRASPAMATYTYTSRPRALPGRRRCYRDDQMQQAEEPMHYGNIMYDRRVIRGNTYALQTVPLPEQPDPAEIQRQQQAKRRALAKKRAQEELRPRTPEPVEGRKHVDVQTELYLEEIADRIIEVDMECQTDAFLDKPPTPLFIPAKTGKDVATQILEGELFDFDLEVKPMLEVLVGKTIEQSLLEVMEEEELANLQARQHVHEELRNVELAEVQRLEERERRHREEKERRKQQQWQVFHKHKETAQKIAARAFAQRYLADLLPSVFSSLRDAGYFYDPVERDIEIGFLPWLMNEVDKAMERSMVGRTVVDMLIREVVGKRLSLYERKEDRHSSLKPEDGLSGPGGMRDPPVGYEFQDHGASQAQRPLPDTDSLQRTPYDAMYMERVSSQDRKLMEEEDEQTNEEILQE; translated from the exons ATGCAGACCAGCTGCGGAGGACGGCGGCAGGCGGCCCCTGGGGCGGGAGAGGTGGCGGTGCTGggaggcaccagggaagccctggcccggCCCTGGCACGTAACAGAGCTAGGAGCCCGGGTGCCACGCGTGTGCGACCGTAGGTGGACAGCCCGAAGTAGAGGCGCGGCGTCACTGCCGGGAGAAGCAGCCGAGGGCGGCCCCCGAGGAACGAGGCCTGGGAGAACGGCGCCAACACAGGCCCCGCAAAGCCACACTCAAAAGTGGGACCGGGGACCACGCCGTCCTCCTCAAGCCTCCGCGGGGGTCTGCCACGCCCGCCTCCTTCACGCGCAGGTGCATCTACAAGGTAGACTTGGGTGGGCGGAGTCAAGACCGGAAATGCCCCGGCGCACTGGTCTTCCCCCGAAACCCTCCAGCAGGAACTTCCCTGAGGTCCCGCTTCCAGCCGGAACGCTGGGTTGCTGGGCAACCGGTGCGGGTGGCGCCGGCGGGCTCAGTGCTGCACCGAGTAAGCCGAGTGTAGCTCCCACCTCCTGCCCTGGCAACTTCCCGTCCCGCCCGCTTCCCTTCTTGCCGCCTCTCCTTGCGTCGCGGAATCCCTGCCCTTGGCACTACGTGCACCTCTCCGGCTCCCACGACACTTTTGTGGCCACCTGCTTCGAACCCAAACTTCACCGAAAGCGAAGCGGTCTGACCCTGGGCGTGGCCTGCACGTTGACGGACCGCGCCTCTCCAGCCATGGCCACCTACACCTACACCAGCCGGCCCCGGGCCCTGCCTGGCCGGCGCCGCTGTTACCGGGACGACCAGATGCAGCA AGCTGAAGAACCTATGCATTACGGAAACATAATGTATGACAGAAGGGTGATCCGAGGCAACACTTATGCTCTGCAGACAGTACCACTG CCTGAGCAGCCCGATCCTGCAGAGATTCAGAGACAGCAGCAGGCTAAGAGGAGGGCTCTTGCCAAAAAACGAGCCCAAGAAGAGCTCAGACCACGAACGCCCGAACCCGTGGAAGGCAGAAAGCATGTAGATGTACAGACAG AATTATACCTTGAAGAAATTGCTGACCGCATAATAGAAGTTGATATGGAATGCCAAACAGATGCATTTTTGGACAAACCACCAACACCGCTCTTTATTCCTGCCAAAACTGGCAAAGATGTGGCCACCCAAATTCTAGAAGGAGAG CTCTTTGACTTTGATCTTGAAGTTAAACCAATGTTAGAAGTTTTGGTGGGAAAGACCATCGAGCAGTCTCTTCTGGAAGTAATGGAAGAAGAAGAGTTGGCGAACCTGCAGGCCCGTCAGCACGTACATGAGGAGTTACGCAACGTCGAGCTTGCGGAAGTTCAGCGACTTGAAGAGCGGGAGAGACGACACCGAGAGGAAAAA GAACGTCGTAAGCAGCAGCAGTGGCAGGTGTTTCACAAGCATAAGGAGACTGCACAGAAAATCGCCGCCCGAGCGTTTGCACAGCGTTACCTGGCCGACCTTCTCCCTTCTGTTTTCAGCAGCCTCAGGGATGCAGGCTACTTTTATGATCCTGTTGAAAGAG atattGAGATAGGATTCCTTCCATGGCTAATGAATGAAGTTGACAAAGCCATGGAGCGCAGCATGGTTGGAAGAACAGTGGTTGACA TGTTGATCCGTGAGGTGGTTGGGAAACGACTGAGTCTGTATGAGCGTAAGGAGGACAGGCACTCTTCTCTGAAACCTGAGGATGGGCTCAGTGGTCCTGGAGGAATGAGAGACCCACCGGTGGGCTACGAGTTCCAGGATCACGGTGCATCACAGGCACAGAGGCCACTTCCAGACACAGACTCCCTGCAAAGAACACCGTATGATGCAATGTATATGGAGAGAGTGTCATCCCAAGACAGGAAGCTTATGGAAGAAGAGGATGagcaaacaaatgaggaaatcctTCAGGAGTGA